A window of Rufibacter sp. LB8 contains these coding sequences:
- a CDS encoding S9 family peptidase encodes MRTTFRNLLFLTLLFLATALPVAAQQKLLTMEDAFLNPALQPANLRGLTWVPGTNDYSYVHAKTDLLLRGGLKGDAKPVISTAELSAAVGKAGGANVTSVNGLQWLNASELLLNQRSKLYRINTQTKTAQSFFSFDPAAENAEFSPNKQRVAYTKGNNLFVSQPGQENKQITQDTNPDIVNGQSAHRSEFGITKGTFWSPSSSKLAFYRMDQTMVTDYPLVDISELPAKLNNIKYPMAGGKSHHVTVGVYNATTGQTIYLKTGEPAEQYMTNISWSPDERHIYVAVVNRAQNHLWLNQYDAATGDFVKTLFEEKDERWVEPEHGLYFVPGKPDQFVWFSERDGFEHLYLFNTSGKQIRQLTKGDWVVKDLLGFDKAGREAYFTSTAESPLERHLYSVDLSSGRVKKLSQGSGMHNVSLSSTGQYFLDNYSSPVTPRTIKMLDIKEAKVRKTLLTAANPLQDYLLGETTVFPIKAEDGTDLYCRMTTPPNFDKNKKYPVVVYVYGGPHAQMITSGWLGGSNLWMQHMAQKGYIVFTLDNRGSADRGKAFESAIFRQTGSAEVRDQMKGVEYLKSLPFVDGNRMGVHGWSYGGFMTTSLMLKQPGVFKVGVAGGPVIDWRYYEIMYTERYMDTPQENPAGYEQANLLNHVKNLQGKLLLIHGTVDDVVVWQHSLAFLKKAVDEGVLLDYFVYPGHPHNVGGKDRVHLYKKVTQYLEDHLKE; translated from the coding sequence ATGCGTACCACCTTCAGAAACCTGCTTTTTTTAACCTTGCTTTTCTTGGCGACAGCCTTGCCCGTAGCGGCCCAGCAAAAGCTGCTCACCATGGAAGACGCCTTCCTGAACCCGGCCCTGCAACCGGCCAACCTGCGCGGCCTCACGTGGGTGCCGGGCACCAATGACTACAGCTACGTGCACGCCAAAACTGACCTGCTCCTGCGCGGTGGCCTGAAAGGAGATGCCAAACCCGTCATTTCCACCGCTGAACTGAGCGCGGCGGTTGGCAAAGCCGGCGGTGCCAACGTGACCAGCGTGAACGGCCTGCAATGGCTGAACGCCTCTGAACTCCTGCTTAACCAGCGCAGCAAGCTGTACAGAATCAATACCCAAACCAAAACCGCGCAGAGCTTCTTTTCCTTTGACCCAGCCGCTGAGAATGCAGAGTTTTCGCCGAACAAGCAGCGCGTGGCTTATACCAAAGGCAACAACTTGTTCGTTTCGCAGCCTGGCCAGGAAAACAAGCAGATCACGCAAGACACCAACCCAGACATTGTGAATGGTCAGTCGGCGCACCGCTCAGAGTTTGGCATTACCAAAGGCACCTTCTGGAGCCCTAGCAGCAGCAAACTGGCCTTTTACCGCATGGACCAGACCATGGTGACAGATTACCCCTTGGTAGACATCAGCGAACTGCCCGCCAAACTGAACAACATCAAATACCCCATGGCGGGCGGCAAAAGCCACCACGTGACGGTTGGCGTGTATAATGCAACTACCGGCCAGACTATCTACCTGAAAACCGGTGAACCTGCCGAGCAATATATGACCAACATCAGCTGGAGTCCCGACGAAAGACATATCTATGTGGCCGTGGTCAACCGCGCGCAGAATCATTTGTGGCTGAACCAGTATGACGCCGCCACCGGCGACTTCGTGAAAACCTTGTTTGAGGAGAAAGACGAAAGATGGGTGGAACCGGAGCATGGCCTTTATTTCGTGCCGGGCAAGCCAGACCAGTTTGTGTGGTTCTCTGAGCGCGACGGCTTTGAGCATCTGTACCTTTTCAATACCAGCGGCAAACAAATCAGGCAATTGACCAAAGGCGACTGGGTGGTGAAAGACCTGCTGGGTTTTGACAAAGCGGGCCGCGAAGCCTATTTCACGTCCACGGCTGAAAGTCCGCTGGAGCGCCATCTGTATTCGGTGGACCTTAGTTCAGGCCGCGTGAAAAAACTGAGCCAGGGCAGTGGCATGCACAACGTAAGTCTGAGTTCTACGGGTCAGTATTTCCTAGACAATTACAGTAGCCCCGTCACGCCCCGCACCATCAAGATGCTGGACATAAAAGAAGCGAAAGTCCGGAAAACCTTGCTCACCGCGGCCAATCCATTGCAGGATTATCTGCTGGGCGAAACCACCGTTTTCCCTATCAAAGCCGAGGATGGAACTGATTTGTATTGCCGCATGACCACCCCGCCTAACTTCGACAAGAACAAGAAATACCCGGTGGTAGTGTACGTGTATGGCGGTCCCCATGCGCAAATGATTACCAGCGGCTGGCTGGGCGGCTCTAACCTCTGGATGCAGCACATGGCCCAGAAAGGCTACATCGTCTTCACGCTTGACAACCGCGGTTCCGCTGATAGAGGCAAAGCGTTTGAATCGGCCATTTTCAGACAAACCGGCTCCGCCGAAGTTCGGGACCAGATGAAAGGCGTGGAATATCTGAAATCACTGCCCTTTGTAGATGGCAACCGCATGGGCGTGCACGGCTGGAGCTACGGGGGTTTCATGACTACGTCTCTGATGCTCAAGCAGCCCGGCGTGTTCAAAGTAGGCGTGGCCGGCGGACCCGTGATTGACTGGCGCTACTATGAAATCATGTACACCGAGCGCTACATGGACACGCCCCAGGAAAACCCTGCAGGCTACGAGCAAGCCAACTTACTGAACCATGTGAAGAACCTGCAAGGCAAATTGCTTCTGATTCATGGCACCGTAGATGACGTGGTGGTGTGGCAGCACAGCCTCGCGTTTTTGAAGAAAGCCGTGGATGAAGGCGTGCTGCTGGATTACTTTGTGTACCCCGGCCATCCGCACAATGTGGGTGGCAAAGACCGCGTGCACCTCTACAAGAAAGTGACGCAGTATTTAGAAGACCATCTTAAGGAGTAA
- a CDS encoding ATP-dependent Clp protease adaptor ClpS, producing the protein MDILTEILEQEDVLLLEETTDVRELVVYNDDVNTFDHVINTLVQVCRHTAEQAEQCTMLIHYKGKCTVKLGDFTELQAMCTAIHDRGISADIV; encoded by the coding sequence ATGGACATTCTAACCGAAATACTGGAGCAGGAAGATGTGTTGCTGTTGGAGGAAACCACCGATGTACGCGAACTGGTGGTCTACAATGACGACGTGAACACGTTTGACCACGTGATCAACACGCTGGTGCAGGTGTGCCGCCATACCGCCGAACAGGCCGAGCAGTGCACCATGCTAATCCATTACAAAGGGAAATGCACGGTAAAGCTGGGCGACTTCACGGAGTTGCAGGCCATGTGCACCGCCATCCATGACCGGGGTATCTCAGCAGATATCGTTTAA
- the hemE gene encoding uroporphyrinogen decarboxylase: MQLKNDLFLRAALGQPTERTPVWLMRQAGRILPEYRAVRERLSGFKELVETPDLAAEVTIQPVDLLDVDAAIIFSDILVVPEAMGCTYEMVEKRGPLFPKTVQTAADVENMRVADPYEHLNYVLEAIKVTKRELNGRVPLIGFAGAPWTIFAYMVEGSGSKTFSKARKMLYEEPELSHKLLRKITDTTIAYLKAQVTAGADLIQIFDSWAGILPPGHYQEFSYRYIAEICTALTEVPVTVFAKGAFFSMPAFKQLDCQVIGLDWNMDIKEARQLFGDTKTLQGNLDPCALYNDFEGVKRETRKMLDAFGPGRHIANLGHGVYPDTDPEKVKCFIQTVKEYSQR, translated from the coding sequence ATGCAATTGAAGAACGACCTTTTCCTGCGCGCCGCCTTAGGCCAACCCACTGAACGCACCCCTGTTTGGCTTATGCGCCAGGCCGGCCGTATTTTACCTGAATACCGCGCCGTGCGAGAGCGGCTTTCGGGGTTCAAGGAATTGGTGGAAACGCCGGATTTGGCCGCCGAGGTGACTATTCAGCCCGTTGATTTGCTGGACGTGGACGCCGCCATTATTTTCTCTGATATTCTGGTGGTGCCCGAAGCCATGGGCTGTACCTATGAAATGGTGGAGAAACGTGGCCCCTTGTTCCCCAAAACCGTGCAAACCGCCGCTGATGTGGAGAATATGCGCGTAGCCGACCCGTATGAACACCTCAATTACGTTCTGGAAGCCATTAAAGTCACCAAGCGCGAACTCAACGGACGTGTGCCCTTGATCGGTTTCGCAGGCGCACCCTGGACAATTTTTGCCTACATGGTGGAAGGCAGCGGCTCCAAAACGTTCTCCAAAGCCCGCAAAATGCTCTACGAAGAGCCCGAACTGAGCCATAAACTCCTCCGCAAAATCACAGACACTACCATTGCCTACCTCAAAGCCCAGGTAACGGCAGGCGCCGATCTAATCCAGATTTTTGATTCCTGGGCAGGCATTTTACCGCCAGGCCATTACCAGGAATTCTCGTATCGCTACATCGCGGAGATTTGCACGGCTTTGACTGAGGTTCCCGTGACCGTCTTCGCGAAGGGCGCATTTTTCTCCATGCCTGCCTTTAAGCAACTAGACTGCCAGGTGATTGGCCTTGACTGGAACATGGACATCAAAGAAGCCCGCCAACTCTTCGGGGACACCAAAACGTTACAGGGAAACCTCGACCCTTGTGCGTTGTATAATGATTTTGAAGGCGTAAAGCGTGAAACCAGAAAGATGCTGGACGCCTTTGGGCCGGGCCGCCACATTGCCAACCTGGGCCACGGCGTGTACCCAGACACAGACCCCGAGAAAGTGAAATGCTTTATCCAGACCGTGAAAGAATACAGCCAACGCTAA
- a CDS encoding bifunctional heptose 7-phosphate kinase/heptose 1-phosphate adenyltransferase, protein MPDQRSFSSLFDRFAQLRVLVVGDVMIDAYLWGKSTRLSPEAPVPIVNQTKVEQRLGGAANVALNVQSLGATPLLCSVVGDDQDGATLVRLLLEQGQTDEGIVLSPERPTTVKQRIISGGQQLLRIDSEVETDLTVFEHRALVQKFSDLLETAHVVIFEDYDKGVLSEAVITELLALAKEKGVPTVVDPKKRNFLSYTGCTLFKPNLKELKEGLKVDFTDSNAEAFEAAVQQLQTKMALENVLVTLSERGVFCQDPAGTKTYLDAHIRSISDVSGAGDTVVSIAALSLAVGLPLPALAELANLGGGLVCEHVGVVPIDKHQLQQEAEKSDVLKQELADVEF, encoded by the coding sequence ATGCCAGACCAACGTAGTTTCTCCTCTTTGTTTGACCGTTTCGCGCAGCTGCGGGTGTTGGTGGTGGGTGATGTGATGATTGATGCTTATCTCTGGGGGAAATCAACGCGCCTTTCGCCCGAAGCGCCCGTGCCCATTGTGAACCAAACCAAGGTAGAACAACGCCTGGGCGGGGCCGCCAACGTGGCTTTGAACGTGCAAAGCCTGGGCGCCACGCCGCTCCTTTGCTCCGTGGTAGGCGATGACCAAGACGGCGCCACGCTGGTGCGGCTACTGTTGGAACAAGGCCAAACCGATGAAGGTATTGTCTTGAGCCCAGAACGCCCCACCACCGTAAAACAACGCATTATCTCTGGCGGGCAACAATTGCTCAGAATTGATTCTGAAGTAGAAACTGATCTCACGGTTTTTGAGCACAGAGCCTTGGTACAGAAGTTTTCTGATTTACTGGAAACCGCCCACGTAGTCATCTTTGAAGACTATGACAAAGGCGTGCTCAGCGAAGCCGTCATCACAGAACTGTTGGCGCTTGCCAAAGAGAAAGGTGTGCCTACCGTAGTAGACCCCAAGAAAAGGAACTTTCTGTCTTACACCGGCTGCACGCTGTTCAAGCCCAATCTCAAAGAGCTCAAAGAAGGCCTTAAAGTAGATTTCACAGATTCTAACGCAGAAGCCTTTGAAGCCGCCGTGCAGCAGTTGCAAACGAAAATGGCGCTAGAGAACGTGCTGGTCACCCTCTCAGAACGTGGCGTGTTCTGCCAAGACCCAGCCGGTACCAAAACCTATCTAGACGCGCACATCAGGTCCATTTCTGACGTGTCTGGGGCCGGCGATACGGTGGTGAGCATTGCCGCGCTCAGTTTGGCTGTTGGTTTGCCGTTACCCGCCCTGGCAGAACTGGCTAATTTAGGCGGCGGCCTGGTCTGCGAACACGTAGGCGTGGTGCCCATTGACAAACACCAACTCCAGCAGGAAGCCGAAAAGTCTGACGTCTTAAAGCAGGAACTGGCCGACGTGGAGTTTTAA
- the recR gene encoding recombination mediator RecR — MNFPSKLIENAVEELAKLPGVGKKTALRLVLHLLKAETEDTKSLSEALTRMRTNIRYCKTCHNISDHEICGICANPLRDRTILCVVSDMRDVIAIENTSQFKGVYHVLGGVISPLEGIGPADLNIQSLVERLPKSEVKEIILALSPTMEGDTTSFYLTRKLKEYPARISSIARGVPVGGELEYTDEITLGRSILDRTAYNQG, encoded by the coding sequence ATGAATTTTCCTTCCAAGCTGATTGAAAATGCGGTGGAGGAGCTGGCCAAACTGCCGGGCGTAGGAAAGAAAACCGCGCTCAGGTTAGTGTTGCACCTGCTCAAAGCCGAAACCGAAGATACCAAAAGCCTTTCTGAGGCCCTCACCCGCATGCGTACCAACATCAGGTACTGCAAAACCTGCCACAACATCTCAGACCATGAAATCTGCGGCATCTGCGCCAACCCGCTCCGTGACCGTACCATTCTGTGTGTGGTGAGCGATATGCGGGATGTGATTGCTATTGAGAATACCTCCCAGTTCAAAGGCGTGTACCACGTGCTGGGTGGTGTGATCTCCCCGTTAGAGGGCATCGGCCCCGCCGATTTGAACATCCAGAGTTTGGTGGAGCGCTTGCCCAAGTCTGAGGTGAAAGAAATCATCCTGGCCCTAAGCCCCACCATGGAAGGTGATACCACGTCTTTCTACCTCACCCGCAAACTCAAAGAATACCCGGCCCGCATTTCCAGCATCGCCCGGGGCGTGCCCGTAGGCGGTGAACTGGAATACACAGATGAAATCACCTTAGGCCGAAGTATCTTAGACCGGACGGCGTACAACCAAGGGTAG
- a CDS encoding patatin-like phospholipase family protein, producing the protein MVTTSPLLAQTPAPVYRNLALEGGGIRGIAYGGALAELERRGQLQGIERIAGTSAGAIQACLLAMGYSPQEITEITFKTPVQKFADGRFFFIGGFARMSSRYGWYRGEKFTQWLSDLIKGKTGNPDLTFQQLHALAGKNGFRDLYITGTNLSRQRPEVFSHETYPLMRVKDAVRISMSVPMFFQAMFMDSTGAVFPKPLPNNQTDVLVDGGLLLNFPLMVFDHPRYYAGGSQSMAESDYRFINPETIGIRLDYDEQIAYDLERKGLAPNPIHSFPDYINGFYRIIIENLNRHALTPSDWDRTVSVSTAGFGPKIKRLSEKDKNTLLESGRLGMVQFYAGCEE; encoded by the coding sequence TTGGTAACCACCTCTCCCCTGCTCGCCCAAACGCCTGCGCCCGTGTACCGCAATTTGGCGCTGGAAGGCGGCGGCATTAGGGGCATTGCTTACGGCGGCGCGCTTGCAGAACTGGAACGGCGCGGACAGCTACAGGGCATTGAGCGCATTGCGGGCACCTCGGCGGGTGCCATACAGGCGTGCCTGCTGGCCATGGGGTATTCGCCGCAGGAAATCACAGAGATTACGTTTAAAACTCCGGTGCAGAAATTTGCCGATGGCCGGTTCTTTTTCATTGGCGGCTTCGCCAGAATGTCTAGCCGTTACGGCTGGTACCGCGGCGAGAAGTTTACCCAGTGGCTTTCAGACCTCATCAAAGGCAAAACAGGAAACCCAGACCTCACCTTCCAGCAATTGCACGCGCTGGCAGGCAAAAACGGGTTCAGGGATCTGTACATCACGGGCACCAATCTGAGCAGGCAGCGCCCAGAAGTGTTCAGCCATGAAACCTATCCGCTCATGCGCGTGAAAGACGCCGTACGCATTTCCATGTCAGTGCCCATGTTTTTTCAGGCGATGTTCATGGACAGCACGGGCGCTGTCTTTCCTAAACCACTGCCAAATAACCAAACTGATGTTTTAGTAGACGGTGGCTTGCTCCTGAATTTCCCATTGATGGTGTTTGACCACCCGCGTTATTATGCCGGCGGAAGCCAATCCATGGCCGAGTCCGACTACCGATTCATCAACCCCGAGACCATTGGTATTCGGCTGGATTATGACGAGCAGATTGCCTATGACCTGGAGCGGAAAGGCCTGGCGCCCAATCCCATCCACAGCTTTCCGGACTACATCAACGGCTTTTACCGCATCATCATTGAGAACCTCAACCGCCACGCCCTCACCCCTTCAGACTGGGACAGAACCGTTTCAGTGAGCACCGCTGGTTTTGGGCCTAAAATCAAGCGGCTATCTGAGAAAGACAAAAATACTTTGCTGGAAAGCGGACGGCTGGGCATGGTGCAGTTTTACGCCGGGTGTGAGGAATAA
- a CDS encoding SDR family oxidoreductase, protein MKYSLKPLKEQVIVITGASSGIGLATAKAAAKKGAKVVLAARNREALETIEQEIRAEGGQAFHCVADVGKKEEVQWIVDVALREFGGFDTWVNNAGGSIYGKLAEVSDEDHRRMFDTNFWGLVYGSLAAAKHLKTNGGAIINVGSEVSDVSIPLQGMYAASKHAVKGFTDALRIELLEDKAPISVTLIKPAGIDTPYPEHAKNYTGKALTLPAPVYTPEEVANAILEAAEHHYRDIMIGGGAKVMSSLNKRIPGVMDWISSTVMSDQQVLDEAPTNVEGSLHHPSTAGKVRGNHKGYVMKTSLYTRAKTNPVKAGVLALAAGAAVMALLNTSKKNGARK, encoded by the coding sequence ATGAAATATTCTTTGAAACCGCTGAAGGAGCAGGTAATAGTAATCACGGGCGCCAGCAGCGGCATCGGCTTGGCCACCGCCAAAGCCGCCGCCAAAAAAGGCGCCAAAGTAGTGTTGGCTGCCCGCAACCGCGAAGCCCTGGAAACTATTGAACAGGAAATAAGAGCCGAAGGCGGCCAGGCCTTCCATTGCGTGGCCGACGTGGGCAAGAAAGAAGAAGTGCAGTGGATTGTAGACGTGGCCCTGCGGGAGTTCGGTGGGTTTGACACCTGGGTGAACAACGCCGGCGGCTCCATCTACGGGAAACTAGCCGAAGTCTCAGACGAAGACCACCGGCGCATGTTTGACACCAACTTCTGGGGGCTGGTATACGGTTCTCTAGCCGCAGCCAAGCACCTGAAAACCAACGGCGGCGCCATCATCAACGTGGGCAGCGAAGTGTCTGACGTTTCAATTCCGTTGCAGGGCATGTACGCCGCCAGCAAGCACGCCGTGAAAGGCTTCACAGACGCGCTAAGAATTGAGCTCTTGGAAGACAAAGCGCCCATCTCGGTGACTTTAATCAAACCCGCCGGCATTGACACGCCCTACCCAGAGCACGCCAAAAACTACACCGGCAAAGCCCTAACCCTACCCGCCCCGGTTTACACCCCAGAAGAAGTAGCCAACGCCATTCTGGAAGCCGCCGAGCACCACTACAGAGATATTATGATTGGTGGCGGTGCCAAGGTGATGAGCTCGCTCAACAAACGCATACCGGGCGTCATGGACTGGATCAGTTCTACTGTGATGTCTGACCAACAGGTGTTAGACGAAGCGCCCACCAACGTAGAAGGCTCATTGCACCACCCTTCCACCGCCGGGAAAGTGCGCGGCAACCACAAAGGCTACGTCATGAAAACCAGCCTCTATACCCGCGCCAAGACCAACCCAGTGAAAGCGGGCGTTCTGGCGCTGGCAGCCGGCGCCGCAGTTATGGCCTTGCTTAATACGTCTAAAAAGAACGGTGCCAGGAAATAA
- a CDS encoding pyridoxal phosphate-dependent aminotransferase: MITTVQSPLSDRITSLAESQTIAMAKKARELAAKGVDVINLSFGEPDFQTPQHIKDAAKKAIDDGYTFYTPVAGYPDLRKAIAEKLRRDNGLEYGPENIVVSTGAKQSIANAVMCLVNPGDEVLIFSPYWVSYEEVVKLAEGIPVAVQGRLENDYKVTPQQFEDAITSNTKLVMYSSPCNPTGSVFSKDELAAFAKILEKHPQIHVIADEIYEYINFTGEHYSLARFEAIKDRVITVNGFSKGYAMTGWRVGYIAAHKDIADACDKMQSQITSGTCSIAQKAAQAALEGGKASAEEMSASYLRRRDLVLDLMKDLPGFKTYVPKGAFYIFPDVSHYFGTTTTDGVTIENSNDLAMYLLNDAHVSLVDGGGFGAPQCVRFSFAASDAKLIEAMERIKASLAKLS, translated from the coding sequence ATGATTACCACTGTACAATCACCCCTGTCTGACCGCATTACCTCCCTTGCTGAGTCTCAGACCATTGCCATGGCCAAAAAAGCGCGTGAACTGGCTGCCAAAGGCGTAGATGTGATCAACCTGAGTTTCGGCGAACCAGATTTTCAGACGCCGCAGCACATCAAAGATGCCGCCAAGAAAGCCATTGATGACGGCTACACGTTCTACACGCCCGTGGCCGGTTACCCAGACTTGCGCAAGGCCATTGCAGAGAAACTTCGCCGCGACAACGGCCTAGAGTACGGCCCGGAAAACATTGTGGTCTCCACGGGTGCCAAGCAGTCCATCGCCAACGCGGTCATGTGTCTGGTGAACCCCGGTGATGAAGTCCTGATTTTTTCGCCGTACTGGGTGAGCTACGAGGAAGTGGTGAAACTGGCCGAAGGCATTCCGGTAGCCGTGCAGGGCCGTCTGGAGAATGACTACAAAGTAACGCCGCAGCAGTTTGAAGACGCCATTACGTCTAATACCAAGCTGGTCATGTATTCCTCGCCCTGCAACCCAACCGGGTCTGTGTTTTCAAAAGACGAGTTGGCCGCGTTTGCCAAGATTCTGGAGAAACACCCCCAGATTCATGTGATTGCTGATGAAATCTACGAGTACATTAACTTCACCGGGGAGCATTACAGCCTGGCCAGATTTGAGGCCATTAAAGACCGCGTGATTACCGTGAACGGCTTTTCCAAAGGCTACGCCATGACCGGCTGGCGCGTGGGCTACATTGCGGCCCACAAAGACATTGCTGATGCCTGTGACAAAATGCAGAGCCAGATTACTTCCGGTACGTGTTCCATAGCCCAGAAAGCAGCGCAGGCGGCCCTGGAAGGCGGAAAAGCATCTGCTGAGGAAATGAGCGCGTCTTATCTTCGCCGCCGTGATTTGGTGCTGGATCTGATGAAAGACCTGCCGGGCTTTAAGACCTATGTGCCGAAGGGCGCGTTCTATATTTTCCCGGATGTGAGTCATTACTTCGGGACCACCACTACAGACGGCGTGACTATTGAAAATTCCAATGACCTGGCCATGTACCTGCTCAATGACGCGCACGTGTCTCTGGTAGACGGCGGCGGGTTTGGGGCACCGCAATGCGTGCGCTTCTCGTTTGCGGCCTCAGATGCCAAACTGATAGAAGCCATGGAACGCATTAAAGCCAGCTTGGCCAAGCTTTCGTAA
- a CDS encoding glycosyltransferase: MKDLSVIIVNYNVSYFLEQCLLSVRKAVPGLNVEVFVVDNNSVDDSVEMVRRRFPEVILLANKDNLGFSKANNQAMRQAQGKYMLLLNPDTVVEEDTFLKCFQYMEANPKAGALGVKMMDGAGQYLPESKRGLPTPWVSFTKMFGLGKLFPNSKSFNGYYMGHLPEHATNEVDILAGAYMFMRAEALQKVGLLDESFFMYGEDIDLSYRIQQGGYQVIYSPETRIIHYKGESTRKTSVNYVFMFYRAMILFAEKHFKGRQARIFSFLIKLAIYLRAAVAVVSRWGRQLFPFLLDGLCLAAGVVLGASAVPDPLELAWSFPWAVYFSVWLGAAFFSGAYDEPPRLYRLVRGMVVGSVLIMALSSIVSIENILGVANKKHLLLAMFLGLVGMAGWRMVWHYKKYGSWFLGESKAKRIAVIGSPKEVKRASALLREVGAQEPIAALEPQHAGADLHQIQEIIQIHKINELIFCGKDLAMSQIIEWMVQIPDNNVEFKILPENSTYIIGSSSKNARGDYYALHLEINLYNPYHRRNKVLLNALLGLVFLVASPILIWKVKKKGQFLKNCLGNLFGLYQWVGLKATATPETRPAVLSPVDKVNNPNISVNAARQIEVVYAKDYTPYADLSIIWQNISKLGNPV, from the coding sequence TTGAAAGACCTTTCCGTCATCATTGTCAATTACAACGTCAGTTACTTTCTGGAGCAATGCCTGCTTTCCGTTAGAAAAGCGGTGCCTGGGCTCAACGTGGAAGTCTTTGTGGTGGACAATAATTCGGTAGATGACTCTGTGGAGATGGTGCGGCGTAGGTTCCCCGAAGTAATTCTGCTGGCCAACAAAGACAACCTGGGTTTCTCCAAGGCTAACAACCAGGCCATGCGGCAGGCACAGGGCAAATACATGCTACTGCTCAACCCAGACACGGTGGTGGAGGAAGACACCTTCCTGAAGTGTTTCCAGTACATGGAAGCTAACCCCAAAGCCGGGGCACTGGGCGTGAAAATGATGGACGGGGCCGGACAATATCTGCCAGAATCTAAGCGCGGGTTGCCCACGCCGTGGGTGTCGTTTACCAAGATGTTCGGGTTGGGCAAACTATTCCCTAATTCAAAATCATTCAACGGTTACTACATGGGCCATCTGCCCGAGCACGCAACCAACGAGGTGGATATTCTGGCCGGTGCCTACATGTTCATGCGCGCCGAAGCCCTGCAGAAAGTGGGCTTGCTGGACGAAAGTTTTTTCATGTACGGCGAAGACATTGACCTCTCGTACCGCATTCAGCAGGGCGGCTACCAGGTCATATATTCCCCAGAAACCCGCATTATCCATTACAAAGGCGAAAGTACCCGCAAAACCAGCGTGAACTACGTGTTCATGTTCTACCGCGCCATGATTCTCTTCGCCGAAAAGCATTTCAAAGGGCGGCAGGCACGAATTTTCTCTTTTCTGATTAAACTGGCTATTTACCTGCGGGCAGCAGTGGCGGTGGTGTCCAGGTGGGGCAGGCAGTTATTTCCTTTTCTGCTGGATGGTCTTTGCCTGGCGGCAGGCGTCGTGTTAGGCGCCAGCGCAGTGCCCGACCCGTTGGAACTGGCCTGGAGTTTTCCGTGGGCCGTGTATTTTTCGGTGTGGTTGGGCGCGGCGTTTTTCAGCGGGGCCTATGATGAGCCGCCGCGTTTGTACCGCTTGGTGCGTGGCATGGTGGTGGGCAGCGTCTTGATTATGGCGCTTTCCAGCATTGTGAGCATTGAGAATATTCTGGGCGTGGCCAACAAAAAGCACCTGTTACTGGCCATGTTTCTGGGCTTGGTGGGCATGGCAGGTTGGCGCATGGTCTGGCATTACAAAAAATACGGAAGCTGGTTTCTGGGCGAATCCAAAGCCAAACGCATAGCCGTAATTGGAAGCCCCAAGGAAGTGAAAAGAGCCAGCGCACTGCTGCGCGAAGTAGGGGCACAGGAGCCCATCGCTGCTTTAGAACCGCAGCACGCCGGCGCAGATTTGCACCAGATTCAGGAAATCATTCAGATTCATAAAATCAACGAGCTCATCTTCTGCGGAAAAGATTTGGCCATGTCCCAGATTATTGAGTGGATGGTGCAGATTCCGGACAATAACGTGGAATTCAAGATTCTGCCCGAGAACAGCACCTACATCATCGGCAGCAGTTCTAAAAACGCCCGTGGTGACTATTACGCCCTGCACCTGGAAATTAACCTCTATAACCCGTACCACCGGCGCAACAAAGTATTATTGAATGCCTTGCTGGGGCTTGTGTTTTTGGTGGCTTCTCCGATTCTTATCTGGAAGGTGAAAAAGAAAGGCCAGTTCCTGAAGAATTGCCTGGGCAACCTGTTTGGGCTGTACCAGTGGGTAGGCCTTAAAGCCACCGCCACGCCAGAAACACGGCCCGCGGTTTTGTCCCCGGTAGACAAGGTAAACAACCCAAACATTTCTGTGAACGCGGCCCGGCAGATTGAAGTGGTGTATGCCAAAGATTATACGCCGTATGCAGATCTCAGCATTATCTGGCAGAACATCTCCAAGCTGGGGAACCCCGTATAA